A region from the Colwellia sp. PAMC 21821 genome encodes:
- a CDS encoding replication-associated recombination protein A, whose amino-acid sequence MTNANGSLDLGFAEDDRFKPLAAKLRPKSLAEYEGQEHILAKGMPLPLAIEQGKVHSIIFWGPPGTGKTTIAEIIANHANADIERVSAVTSGIKDIRQAIENAKNRALHQQRRTVLFVDEVHRFNKSQQDAFLPHIEDGTIIFIGATTENPAFELNQAILSRARVYTLKKLSESNLSNVLARAITFQTNSSQLDIIIDEETKKQLIALANGDARRLLNLFENCLEITKVENNQQVLSKEQLIQVAGNKIALYDKGGDAFYDLISAFHKSVRGSDPDAALYWYARILTGGGDALYVARRLLAIASEDIGNADPRAMQLAINAWDTFQRVGPSEGERAIAQATVYMALAPKSNAVYMAFSQAKALAASTSDLDVPLHLKNSTSAITKELGHGDEYRYAHNEVGGFAAGENYFPEEIAQTTLYQPTDRGLEKQLREKLNYLNQLNQQSDKRRYD is encoded by the coding sequence ATGACCAACGCTAATGGCTCACTTGATTTAGGCTTTGCTGAAGATGACCGTTTTAAGCCTTTAGCCGCCAAGTTAAGACCTAAGTCTCTGGCTGAATACGAAGGCCAAGAACATATTTTAGCCAAAGGCATGCCATTACCCTTGGCTATTGAGCAAGGAAAAGTGCATTCCATTATCTTTTGGGGTCCACCGGGTACCGGTAAAACGACCATTGCAGAAATTATTGCCAATCACGCCAATGCCGACATTGAGCGAGTTTCTGCTGTAACTTCTGGTATTAAAGATATACGCCAAGCGATAGAAAATGCAAAAAATCGTGCACTTCATCAACAACGTAGAACGGTACTTTTTGTTGATGAAGTGCATCGTTTTAACAAAAGTCAGCAAGATGCTTTTTTACCGCATATTGAAGACGGCACCATTATTTTTATTGGCGCAACCACTGAAAACCCTGCATTTGAGCTTAATCAGGCGATATTATCGCGTGCTCGTGTTTACACTTTAAAAAAGCTCAGTGAAAGTAATTTAAGTAACGTATTAGCCCGTGCGATAACTTTTCAAACGAACAGCTCTCAGCTCGATATTATTATCGATGAAGAAACTAAAAAGCAGCTTATTGCTTTGGCCAATGGTGATGCACGTAGGTTACTCAATTTATTTGAAAACTGCTTAGAAATTACCAAGGTTGAAAATAACCAGCAAGTACTTAGTAAAGAGCAATTAATTCAGGTTGCTGGCAATAAAATTGCGCTTTACGATAAAGGTGGCGATGCTTTTTATGATCTTATTAGTGCCTTCCATAAATCAGTTCGAGGCTCAGACCCTGATGCCGCACTTTATTGGTACGCACGGATTCTAACCGGTGGTGGCGACGCATTGTATGTTGCTCGGCGACTATTAGCCATTGCGAGTGAGGATATTGGTAATGCTGACCCACGGGCCATGCAATTAGCCATAAATGCGTGGGATACATTTCAACGTGTTGGTCCAAGTGAGGGTGAAAGAGCCATAGCACAAGCGACTGTTTACATGGCCCTAGCTCCAAAAAGCAATGCCGTATATATGGCATTTAGTCAAGCAAAAGCGTTGGCAGCTTCAACCAGCGATCTTGATGTACCGCTACATTTAAAAAATTCTACAAGTGCTATCACCAAAGAGTTGGGGCACGGCGATGAGTACCGTTATGCGCATAACGAAGTAGGGGGCTTTGCTGCAGGCGAGAATTACTTTCCTGAAGAAATAGCTCAAACAACTCTTTATCAGCCAACCGATCGCGGTTTAGAAAAACAACTGCGTGAGAAGCTAAATTATTTAAACCAGTTAAATCAACAAAGCGATAAACGTCGATATGACTAA
- the crcB gene encoding fluoride efflux transporter CrcB produces MTNTISNFTLYLVVALGGAFGASFRFYISQLILNWLGKGFPFATLAVNISGSLIMGALYGLIEQGVIEVSVYRTLIGIGFLGAFTTFSTFSLDTLLLIQQGDIFKATINILLNVCLCIFAAALGMYIVSIFNK; encoded by the coding sequence ATGACTAATACCATCAGTAACTTCACTTTATACTTAGTTGTAGCCTTAGGTGGTGCTTTTGGCGCTAGCTTTCGGTTCTATATTTCACAATTAATTTTAAATTGGCTCGGAAAAGGATTCCCTTTTGCGACGCTGGCGGTTAATATTTCCGGCTCCCTTATCATGGGAGCACTTTATGGGTTAATTGAACAAGGTGTAATTGAAGTAAGTGTTTATCGAACACTGATTGGTATTGGCTTTTTAGGCGCATTTACCACCTTTTCAACCTTCTCATTAGACACGTTGTTATTAATTCAACAAGGTGACATATTTAAAGCGACAATAAACATATTACTTAATGTTTGCTTGTGCATTTTTGCAGCAGCATTAGGCATGTATATTGTATCTATTTTTAACAAGTAA
- the serS gene encoding serine--tRNA ligase, with translation MLDPKLLRTDIENTAAELAKRGYTLDTAQLIALEEQRKAIQMNTQDLQNQRNTRSKSIGQAKARGEDIQPLLAEVSKLGDELEAAKEEQTQVLAKIDLIASAIPNLIHESVPAGASEDDNVEIKRWGTPRVFDFEVKDHVDVATALGKGLDFESGAKLAGTRFAVMRGQIAKLHRALAQFMLDVHSEEHGYQEMYVPYLVNHDSLYGTGQLPKFGEDLFHTELNNKKLSLIPTAEVPLTNLVRDEIIEEQDLPIKMCAHTPCFRSEAGSYGRDIRGLIRQHQFDKVEMVQVVKPEDSFQALEDLTGHAEKILEKLELPYRTVVLCTGDIGFSATKTFDIEVWLPAQNTYREISSCSNMGDFQARRMQARYRSSETNKPELVHTLNGSGLAVGRTLVAVIENYQQADGSINVPTVLQPYMKGCTNINV, from the coding sequence ATGCTTGATCCAAAACTACTTAGAACAGACATAGAAAACACCGCAGCTGAACTTGCTAAACGCGGATATACGCTAGACACCGCGCAATTAATTGCGTTGGAAGAGCAACGTAAAGCGATCCAAATGAACACGCAAGATTTGCAAAATCAGCGTAACACTCGCTCTAAGTCAATAGGACAAGCCAAAGCCCGTGGCGAAGATATTCAACCCTTGTTGGCAGAAGTGAGTAAACTCGGTGATGAGTTAGAAGCCGCGAAAGAAGAGCAGACGCAAGTATTAGCGAAAATTGACCTTATCGCGTCAGCCATACCAAACTTAATTCATGAGTCAGTACCTGCCGGTGCTAGTGAAGACGACAACGTAGAAATAAAACGTTGGGGTACGCCGCGTGTATTTGATTTTGAAGTCAAAGATCATGTTGATGTTGCCACCGCATTAGGCAAAGGCTTAGATTTTGAAAGTGGTGCCAAGCTTGCGGGTACTCGTTTCGCGGTTATGCGCGGTCAAATTGCTAAGTTGCACCGTGCACTAGCACAATTTATGTTAGACGTGCATAGCGAAGAGCATGGCTATCAAGAAATGTATGTGCCTTATTTAGTTAATCATGACTCTTTATACGGTACTGGCCAATTACCAAAATTCGGTGAAGATTTATTCCATACTGAATTAAACAACAAGAAACTTTCTTTGATCCCAACCGCTGAAGTGCCGTTAACTAACTTAGTGCGTGATGAAATTATTGAAGAGCAAGACTTGCCAATAAAAATGTGTGCTCATACCCCATGTTTTCGAAGTGAAGCGGGTTCATACGGGAGAGACATTCGTGGCTTGATCCGTCAGCATCAGTTCGATAAAGTTGAAATGGTACAAGTTGTGAAGCCAGAAGATTCTTTTCAAGCCTTAGAAGATTTAACCGGGCACGCAGAAAAGATTTTAGAGAAATTAGAACTACCTTACCGCACCGTTGTGTTATGTACCGGTGATATTGGCTTTAGCGCAACCAAAACTTTCGATATCGAAGTGTGGTTGCCAGCGCAAAACACCTATCGTGAAATTTCATCTTGCTCAAACATGGGTGATTTCCAAGCGCGTAGAATGCAAGCGAGATATCGCAGTAGCGAAACCAACAAACCTGAACTTGTGCATACACTCAATGGCTCTGGTTTAGCCGTTGGCCGTACCTTAGTGGCGGTGATAGAAAATTATCAACAAGCAGATGGCAGTATTAATGTTCCTACTGTTTTACAGCCTTACATGAAAGGTTGTACCAACATTAACGTTTAA
- a CDS encoding transporter substrate-binding domain-containing protein: protein MALKSIVNISVLMLFSIFFNVSHATEKLTVVFGGKLAPWVLSETNEGIILDLLRATMQPLGYEIEPLYLPYARRANAYKAGGIDIVSDMNMNTINEHNLDGYFSDTAYTYENFAFSLHKKHFEFTQLTDLKKYSLLSWQDAGIHLGEAYAKMANNHPRYSETFDQLVQVKMLFLEKFDVVQMDAHIFDYYRAQILNSGKIDAAQQVDRFGLFGASPNGFLFQSEVIRDKFNTQLQRIKASGEYQKIFQRYLTPDNIKIEQTKQ, encoded by the coding sequence ATGGCTTTAAAATCGATAGTTAACATATCTGTATTGATGCTGTTTTCAATATTTTTCAATGTCTCACATGCAACAGAGAAGTTGACTGTTGTATTTGGTGGAAAATTAGCACCTTGGGTTTTATCTGAAACTAACGAAGGCATTATTCTCGATTTATTAAGAGCGACAATGCAGCCCTTAGGTTATGAAATAGAGCCACTATATTTACCTTATGCTAGGCGAGCTAATGCTTATAAAGCAGGCGGAATTGATATTGTTTCTGACATGAACATGAATACCATCAACGAACATAATTTAGACGGTTATTTTTCCGACACGGCCTACACATATGAAAACTTTGCCTTTAGTTTGCATAAAAAACACTTTGAATTTACTCAGTTAACAGATCTTAAAAAATACAGCTTACTTTCATGGCAAGATGCTGGTATTCACTTAGGAGAAGCATACGCAAAAATGGCCAATAACCATCCACGTTATAGCGAAACATTCGATCAACTAGTGCAAGTGAAAATGCTATTTCTAGAAAAGTTTGACGTTGTACAAATGGATGCTCATATTTTTGATTATTATCGAGCTCAAATTTTAAATTCAGGCAAAATAGATGCGGCTCAACAAGTTGATCGCTTTGGATTGTTTGGTGCAAGTCCCAATGGCTTTTTATTTCAGTCAGAAGTCATACGTGACAAATTTAATACGCAGTTACAACGAATTAAAGCATCAGGAGAATACCAAAAAATATTTCAGCGCTACTTAACCCCCGATAACATTAAAATAGAGCAAACTAAACAATAA
- a CDS encoding SulP family inorganic anion transporter has translation MFGDRFNDISLKGDIFGGVTTAIISLPLALAFGVASGAGAEAGLWGAILVGFFAALFGGSTSLISEPTGPMTVIMTAVLTSMMAKYPESGMAMAFTVVMMAGAFQILIGTLKLGKYITLMPYSVISGFMSGIGVILIILQLSPLLGQAAPAGGVLGTISALPNIIANINFGELLLGILTLAVLFFFPKQYRKYVPAQLVALVAVTLFSIIFFDIDSIRRIGEIPAGLPSLVMPHFTADMFMTMVVDALVLGTLGCIDTLLTAVIGDSLTRKEHDSDKELRGQGLANMISGLFGALPGAGATMGTVTNIQVGARSPLSGMVRALILALVVIIAGSLTEPIPMAVLAGIAVYVGFNILDWSFIQRAHKVSLQAMMIMYGVMLLTVFVDLIVAVGLGVFISNILIIEKLSQAQSQQVKAISDTDQDVVPLTDSERMLLDRANGKVLFFYLSGPMIFSVSKAIARQHSSVGDYQAMILDLTDVPMFDVTVGLALENAIKDAQEANCAVFLLCPNQQTRQQLEKFELLEMVPKENTFRYRHEALQGALNYVEDHAAEKSLIV, from the coding sequence TTGTTTGGTGATCGCTTTAACGATATAAGTTTAAAAGGTGACATTTTTGGTGGTGTCACCACAGCTATTATTTCTTTACCCTTGGCGCTCGCTTTCGGTGTTGCTTCAGGAGCTGGAGCTGAAGCAGGGCTGTGGGGTGCGATATTAGTTGGTTTTTTTGCTGCCTTATTTGGTGGTTCTACATCACTTATCTCAGAGCCCACAGGGCCGATGACTGTTATTATGACCGCCGTACTCACCAGTATGATGGCTAAATATCCTGAATCTGGCATGGCGATGGCGTTTACCGTTGTGATGATGGCTGGCGCATTTCAAATATTAATTGGCACACTTAAACTCGGTAAATACATCACCTTAATGCCTTATAGCGTCATATCTGGTTTTATGTCAGGTATTGGCGTTATTTTAATTATTTTGCAGCTTTCACCTCTTTTAGGTCAAGCGGCCCCAGCAGGCGGAGTATTAGGTACAATATCAGCACTGCCTAATATCATAGCTAATATTAATTTTGGTGAGTTATTACTGGGTATTCTGACCTTAGCGGTTTTATTTTTCTTTCCAAAGCAATATCGAAAATATGTTCCGGCACAACTTGTTGCCTTAGTTGCTGTGACATTATTTTCTATCATATTTTTCGACATCGATAGTATTCGTCGTATCGGAGAGATCCCTGCAGGCTTGCCGTCTTTAGTTATGCCGCACTTTACGGCCGATATGTTTATGACCATGGTTGTTGATGCGCTGGTATTAGGTACGCTTGGCTGTATTGACACCTTACTGACAGCCGTTATTGGTGATTCACTTACCCGTAAAGAGCATGACTCTGATAAAGAGCTGCGTGGTCAAGGACTCGCTAATATGATCTCAGGATTATTTGGCGCTTTACCTGGCGCAGGCGCGACTATGGGTACAGTAACGAATATTCAAGTTGGCGCACGATCACCGCTGTCTGGCATGGTGAGGGCGTTAATTTTAGCGCTAGTAGTAATCATTGCCGGTTCGTTAACTGAACCTATTCCGATGGCCGTATTAGCGGGTATTGCGGTTTATGTGGGTTTCAACATATTAGATTGGAGTTTTATACAACGCGCGCACAAAGTTAGCCTACAAGCCATGATGATAATGTATGGTGTTATGTTATTAACCGTGTTTGTTGATTTGATTGTTGCGGTAGGGCTCGGGGTTTTTATTTCTAATATCCTTATCATTGAAAAATTGAGCCAAGCGCAATCACAGCAAGTAAAAGCGATCAGCGATACCGATCAAGATGTTGTACCGCTGACAGATAGCGAGCGCATGTTGTTAGATCGCGCAAATGGCAAAGTACTGTTTTTCTACCTTTCAGGACCGATGATTTTTAGTGTTTCAAAAGCTATAGCTCGCCAACATAGTAGTGTGGGTGACTACCAAGCAATGATCCTTGATCTAACCGATGTCCCCATGTTTGATGTGACTGTTGGTCTGGCATTAGAGAATGCCATTAAAGATGCTCAGGAAGCCAATTGCGCCGTCTTCTTGCTCTGTCCAAATCAACAAACGCGTCAGCAATTGGAAAAATTTGAATTATTAGAGATGGTGCCAAAAGAAAACACTTTTAGATACCGCCATGAAGCCCTTCAAGGTGCATTAAATTATGTTGAAGATCACGCTGCAGAAAAGTCATTAATTGTATAA
- a CDS encoding DUF904 domain-containing protein: protein MLENTLPQLEQLIEQIIDKNTQLKNQIAELEQQKSLLVDENEMLQLEALEGEEKQKQTSNVLTSLLDKLQSVEELS, encoded by the coding sequence ATGTTAGAAAATACTCTCCCTCAACTCGAACAACTGATTGAACAGATTATTGATAAAAATACCCAGTTAAAAAACCAAATTGCAGAATTAGAACAGCAAAAATCATTACTCGTTGATGAAAATGAAATGTTGCAACTAGAAGCGCTTGAAGGTGAAGAAAAACAAAAGCAAACTAGTAATGTTTTAACAAGTCTTTTAGATAAATTACAAAGTGTAGAAGAGCTTAGCTAA
- a CDS encoding cell division protein ZapA, with protein sequence MFAEDPIGISIEIMGKQHKFSCSAEQVEDLKQAATDLAVMCDDIKQQNGMASSERTLLVAAINLSYSLLVANNKIKRHQHGQTALISTLKSTLNQPD encoded by the coding sequence ATGTTTGCTGAAGACCCTATAGGTATCAGCATTGAAATTATGGGTAAGCAACATAAGTTTTCTTGCTCAGCTGAACAAGTAGAAGACTTAAAGCAAGCAGCGACTGATCTCGCTGTTATGTGTGATGACATCAAACAACAAAATGGTATGGCTAGTAGCGAGCGTACTTTATTGGTTGCTGCAATTAATTTAAGTTATTCACTACTGGTAGCAAATAATAAAATTAAGCGTCATCAACACGGACAAACTGCTTTGATTTCGACATTAAAAAGCACGTTAAACCAACCAGATTAA
- the minC gene encoding septum site-determining protein MinC, with product MADASIEFKGSSFTLSVLHLRTSSLADIRADLIKKVAQAPDFFYLVPVVVSIEQLACSIDYQAVKALIEELNFTFVGFTGTVEKEQRKLIRELGFSFVNTTKVNTAKVNTVEKSVTAPQSPATETETPAITAPSNLYTDKVHRGQIRSGQQLYAKDQNLVIIGSVSAGAEVIADGNIHVYGSLRGRAIAGAKGHHKAQIYCQNLEAELVSINGNYWLSESMEQHWGSPVYIHLTDSELTSSKLI from the coding sequence ATGGCTGATGCTAGTATTGAATTTAAAGGGTCAAGCTTTACCCTGTCTGTTTTACATTTAAGAACGTCATCGTTAGCTGATATTCGCGCTGATTTAATAAAGAAAGTAGCGCAAGCCCCCGACTTTTTTTACCTAGTCCCCGTTGTGGTCAGTATTGAACAACTCGCGTGTTCAATTGATTATCAAGCGGTAAAAGCATTAATTGAAGAATTAAACTTTACCTTTGTCGGCTTTACCGGAACTGTCGAGAAAGAGCAACGCAAGCTTATTCGTGAATTGGGTTTTTCTTTTGTTAATACTACCAAAGTTAATACTGCCAAAGTTAATACAGTTGAAAAATCTGTTACTGCACCGCAAAGCCCAGCCACTGAGACTGAAACACCCGCTATAACAGCACCCAGTAATTTATATACAGATAAAGTGCATCGAGGGCAAATTCGCTCAGGTCAGCAACTTTATGCTAAAGATCAAAACTTAGTCATTATTGGCTCAGTTTCAGCCGGAGCTGAAGTGATTGCCGATGGTAATATTCATGTTTATGGCTCATTACGCGGTCGAGCCATTGCCGGTGCAAAAGGTCACCATAAAGCACAAATATATTGCCAAAATCTTGAAGCTGAACTGGTTTCTATTAATGGCAACTATTGGCTTAGTGAGTCAATGGAGCAACATTGGGGCTCACCGGTCTATATTCATTTGACTGACAGTGAATTAACGTCATCAAAACTTATTTAA
- the minD gene encoding septum site-determining protein MinD → MARIIVVTSGKGGVGKTTSSAAIGLGLALKGHKVVLIDFDIGLRNLDLIMGCERRVVYDFVNVINGEATLNQALIKDKRVSSLSILPASQTRDKDALNKENVGKVLEELGKIYDFIICDSPAGIEAGAMMALYYADEAIVTTNPEVSSVRDSDRILGMLASRSRRAELGLEPIKEHLLLTRYSPKRVEEGEMLSVEDVKDILSIPLLGVIPESQAVLKASNAGEPVILDTESDAGKAYQDVIERLLGETVEFRFINAEKKGILSRLFGG, encoded by the coding sequence ATGGCACGGATAATAGTAGTTACATCAGGAAAGGGCGGTGTTGGTAAAACGACATCAAGTGCTGCCATTGGTCTTGGCCTAGCGCTGAAAGGTCATAAAGTTGTTTTAATTGATTTTGATATTGGTCTGCGAAACCTTGATTTGATCATGGGTTGTGAACGTCGCGTTGTTTACGATTTTGTTAATGTGATTAATGGTGAAGCTACGTTAAATCAAGCTCTTATTAAAGATAAACGTGTTAGTAGCCTGTCGATATTACCTGCCTCGCAAACACGTGATAAAGATGCGTTAAACAAAGAAAATGTCGGTAAAGTGCTAGAAGAGCTAGGTAAAATCTACGATTTTATCATCTGTGACTCACCCGCAGGTATTGAAGCTGGTGCTATGATGGCGCTTTATTACGCTGACGAAGCTATTGTAACCACCAACCCTGAAGTCTCATCAGTACGCGATTCTGATCGCATTTTAGGTATGTTAGCTAGTCGCTCGCGTAGAGCTGAACTTGGCTTAGAGCCAATAAAAGAGCACTTATTATTAACTCGCTATTCACCTAAACGTGTGGAAGAAGGCGAAATGCTCAGTGTTGAAGATGTTAAAGACATCCTATCGATTCCGCTGCTAGGTGTAATTCCAGAATCCCAAGCGGTACTCAAAGCATCAAATGCTGGTGAACCGGTAATTTTAGATACAGAAAGCGATGCCGGTAAAGCCTATCAAGATGTTATTGAACGTCTTTTAGGTGAAACGGTTGAATTTAGATTTATAAACGCCGAGAAAAAAGGCATTCTTAGTCGCTTATTTGGAGGTTAA
- the minE gene encoding cell division topological specificity factor MinE has translation MALLDYFFKKEKQVTTASKAKERLQIIVAHERNSRNKQPDYLPQLTEDILTVLRKYIKVSDESFSINLDKKEGDLNVLELNIELHDELSKD, from the coding sequence ATGGCATTACTTGATTATTTTTTTAAAAAAGAAAAGCAGGTAACAACAGCTTCTAAAGCTAAAGAACGTCTGCAAATTATTGTTGCGCATGAGCGTAATAGTCGAAATAAACAGCCGGATTATTTACCGCAACTCACTGAAGATATTCTTACAGTTTTGCGTAAATATATAAAAGTATCTGATGAAAGTTTTTCGATAAATCTGGATAAAAAAGAAGGCGATTTAAACGTTTTAGAGCTTAATATAGAATTGCATGACGAGCTCAGCAAAGACTAA
- a CDS encoding S24 family peptidase, producing the protein MKVIPIFIEAGISGFESPAAEYKELGLSLDQLLISHPDATFIGLAQGPSMQDVGIFDGDLLLVDRSEPVKDGDVIVANYNGCFTCKLIDKKNARLLSASFMHKPVNITPEDEFQIEGVVTRSIRLHRQVKELSACMR; encoded by the coding sequence ATGAAAGTTATTCCCATTTTTATTGAGGCTGGTATATCTGGCTTTGAATCTCCTGCGGCAGAATATAAAGAGCTTGGTTTATCGCTTGATCAGCTGTTAATTTCACACCCAGACGCAACATTTATTGGCTTAGCCCAGGGGCCTTCTATGCAAGATGTTGGCATTTTTGATGGCGATTTACTGCTTGTTGACCGCAGCGAGCCAGTAAAAGATGGAGATGTTATTGTGGCTAACTACAACGGCTGCTTTACTTGCAAACTTATTGATAAAAAGAACGCTAGATTATTATCGGCCTCGTTCATGCATAAGCCAGTTAACATTACGCCTGAAGATGAATTTCAAATAGAAGGAGTTGTTACGCGTTCAATCCGTTTACACCGACAAGTTAAGGAACTGAGCGCATGTATGCGTTAG
- a CDS encoding Y-family DNA polymerase — translation MYALVDAISFYASCEKVFDPLIRNRPVVVLTNNDGCICAVCPIGRRLGIPKFKPYFQIKHFLAKHNVVIRSSNYELYADLSEKMMNVIGRFCDNQYVYSIDESFLQFKKYNHIINDWHKYGHEIRRAVWQETRLPVGVGFGSTPTLAKAANHAAKKLPGYNGVAIVDDAASRKEVLSKMTVTDVWGIGSRLGKRLNVLGIVTAWDLANQSPKIMRSQFSVLVERTVNELNGIVCLNWDDVKQPKKEIFSTRSFGQRVNESHHLKTALVSHGVIVARKLRQQHSRVKKLAIFAASSPHDENYYNKSIMCEFPVATDNTLNIANAISTAFDSIYASGVNFYRCGVGAIELENSHFQQHDLFSLNEDNPELMLCYDGINHRYGNDTLQLAAQGRIEKWHMRREFLSPSFTSKWRDIPKIRC, via the coding sequence ATGTATGCGTTAGTTGATGCCATATCGTTCTACGCGTCTTGTGAGAAGGTGTTTGATCCTTTAATTAGAAATAGGCCAGTGGTTGTGCTGACAAATAATGATGGCTGCATATGCGCTGTTTGCCCAATTGGCCGGCGCTTAGGTATTCCAAAGTTTAAACCTTATTTTCAAATCAAACACTTCTTGGCAAAACACAATGTGGTTATTCGCTCATCCAATTATGAGTTATATGCTGATTTGAGTGAGAAGATGATGAATGTTATTGGCCGCTTCTGCGATAACCAATATGTTTACTCAATTGATGAATCTTTTTTACAGTTCAAAAAATATAACCACATTATTAACGATTGGCATAAATACGGCCATGAAATACGACGTGCCGTTTGGCAAGAAACACGCTTACCGGTTGGTGTTGGTTTTGGTTCAACACCAACACTAGCCAAAGCTGCTAATCATGCCGCTAAAAAACTACCAGGTTATAACGGTGTAGCGATTGTTGACGATGCAGCATCGCGCAAAGAAGTATTATCAAAAATGACCGTGACTGATGTGTGGGGTATTGGCAGCCGATTAGGAAAACGTTTAAATGTATTGGGCATAGTTACCGCATGGGACTTAGCCAACCAGTCACCCAAAATAATGCGTAGCCAATTTAGCGTACTGGTTGAACGAACGGTTAATGAATTGAATGGTATTGTTTGTTTAAATTGGGATGATGTTAAACAACCTAAGAAAGAAATATTTTCTACTCGAAGCTTCGGCCAACGTGTTAACGAAAGTCACCACTTGAAAACAGCGCTAGTCAGCCACGGTGTAATTGTAGCGCGTAAATTAAGGCAACAGCATTCGCGCGTTAAAAAACTTGCTATATTCGCTGCTAGCTCGCCTCATGACGAAAATTACTATAACAAATCAATAATGTGTGAATTTCCGGTGGCTACAGATAATACGCTTAATATTGCCAATGCAATATCAACTGCTTTTGATAGTATTTATGCTAGCGGTGTTAATTTTTATCGCTGTGGCGTGGGTGCCATTGAGCTTGAGAATAGTCACTTTCAACAACATGATCTATTTTCGCTAAATGAAGACAATCCAGAGCTGATGCTCTGTTATGACGGTATCAACCATCGTTATGGTAATGATACCTTACAATTAGCAGCACAGGGACGAATTGAAAAGTGGCATATGAGACGTGAGTTTCTTTCGCCAAGCTTTACAAGTAAGTGGCGAGATATACCGAAAATTCGTTGTTAA